One Pseudomonas tolaasii NCPPB 2192 genomic window carries:
- the creD gene encoding cell envelope integrity protein CreD gives MNRSLLFKLGAIALLMLLLLIPLLMINGIITERQYTRDAVLADIARSSSYAQRLTGPVMVVPYRKIVREWKLNEKLNQRYEETREVRGRLYFLPERFELDGQVQTELRARGIYQARLFHADNRISGRFVLPEQLGIKENFADYTFEPAFLAVGISDIRGIENALMLELGGQRLEFSPGTQVGWLGEGVHVALPEQDSKKPAALDFAFDLRLQGTEQLQVVPVGKTSQVSLASNWPHPSFIGNFLPSQREVTDKGFTANWQTTFFSTNLEESLRGCSYDQVCDDFNSRSFGVNFIDPVDQYLKSDRAIKYALLFIALTFAGFFLFEVLKGLAVHPIQYALVGVALAFFYLLLLSLSEHIGFALAYLVSASACVLLVGFYVCHVLRSVRHGLGFSAGLAALYGLLYGLLSAEDYALLMGSLLLFGLLGTVMVLTRKLDWYGVGKRKGFEMEAVQ, from the coding sequence ATGAACCGCAGCCTGCTTTTCAAACTTGGCGCGATTGCGCTGCTGATGTTGCTGTTGCTGATTCCGTTGCTGATGATCAACGGCATCATTACCGAGCGCCAATACACGCGTGATGCCGTGTTGGCCGACATCGCCCGCAGTTCCAGCTACGCCCAGCGCCTCACCGGGCCGGTGATGGTGGTGCCGTACCGCAAGATCGTCCGCGAGTGGAAACTCAATGAAAAGCTCAACCAACGCTACGAGGAAACCCGTGAAGTGCGCGGCCGTCTGTATTTCCTGCCTGAGCGTTTTGAGCTCGACGGCCAGGTGCAAACCGAACTGCGTGCGCGAGGCATCTACCAGGCGCGGCTGTTCCACGCCGACAACCGCATCAGCGGGCGTTTTGTTTTGCCTGAGCAGTTGGGCATCAAGGAAAACTTCGCTGATTACACCTTTGAGCCGGCGTTTCTGGCGGTGGGCATCAGCGATATTCGCGGCATTGAAAATGCGTTGATGCTGGAGCTGGGCGGTCAGCGCCTGGAGTTTTCGCCGGGCACCCAAGTGGGCTGGCTGGGCGAGGGCGTGCATGTGGCGTTACCGGAACAGGACAGCAAAAAACCGGCCGCCCTGGATTTTGCTTTCGACCTGCGCCTGCAAGGCACCGAACAGTTGCAGGTGGTACCGGTGGGCAAGACCAGCCAGGTGTCGCTGGCTTCGAATTGGCCGCACCCGAGCTTTATCGGAAACTTCCTGCCGTCACAACGGGAAGTGACCGACAAGGGATTCACCGCCAACTGGCAGACCACGTTCTTCTCTACCAACCTCGAAGAAAGCCTGCGCGGCTGTTCGTACGATCAGGTCTGTGACGACTTCAACAGCCGCAGCTTCGGCGTGAACTTCATCGACCCGGTGGACCAGTACCTCAAGAGCGACCGCGCGATCAAATACGCGCTGTTGTTTATCGCCCTGACCTTTGCCGGTTTCTTCCTGTTCGAAGTGCTCAAGGGCCTGGCGGTGCACCCGATCCAGTACGCCTTGGTGGGGGTTGCCCTGGCGTTTTTCTACCTGTTGTTGCTGTCGTTGTCCGAACACATCGGCTTCGCGTTGGCTTACCTCGTCTCGGCGAGTGCCTGTGTGTTGCTGGTCGGCTTTTACGTGTGCCACGTGCTGCGCAGCGTCCGCCACGGCCTGGGGTTTTCGGCGGGGCTGGCGGCGCTGTATGGCTTGTTGTACGGGTTGTTGAGCGCCGAGGATTACGCGCTGTTGATGGGCTCGCTGTTGCTGTTCGGCCTGTTGGGCACGGTGATGGTGCTGACGCGCAAACTGGACTGGTACGGCGTGGGCAAGCGCAAGGGGTTTGAGATGGAGGCGGTGCAATGA
- the creC gene encoding two-component system sensor histidine kinase CreC yields the protein MRLGLRIFLVYALFIGLTGYFVLNTVMKEIRPGVRQSTEETLVDTANLLAEILREDVKNGTLGQSHWPEYLKAYGTRQPGATIWGLPKNQVNHRIYVTDANGIVLLDSTGEAVGQDYSQWNDVYLTLRGEYGARSTRSELDDPASSVMHVGAPIRDNGRIIGVVTVAKPNSSLQPYVDRTENRLLWYGAGLMVLGLLLGALLSWWLSVALRRLTAYAEAVSEGRRAELPHYRGGELKQLSTAVEHMRTQLEGKAYVEHYVHTLTHELKSPLAAIRGAAELLQGDMTREQQQRFVGNIDSESARLQQLIERLLNLAQVEQRQGLEEQTSIALATMVEDVLKAQCARIEGAGLQVEQAIAADVKVFGEPFLLRQALGNLLDNALDFTPPGGTLRFSAHTRHHEVQITLFNAAAPIPDYALPRLSERFYSLPRPASGRKSTGLGLNFVEEVMKLHGGTLQIGNVPGGVQVVLQLHTVSTSPT from the coding sequence ATGCGCCTGGGGCTGCGGATTTTCCTGGTGTATGCGCTGTTTATCGGCTTGACCGGTTATTTCGTGCTCAACACCGTGATGAAGGAAATCCGCCCCGGCGTGCGCCAGTCCACCGAAGAAACCCTGGTGGACACGGCCAACCTGTTGGCCGAGATCCTGCGCGAGGACGTGAAAAACGGCACCCTCGGCCAGAGCCACTGGCCCGAATACCTCAAGGCATACGGCACGCGTCAGCCGGGCGCGACCATCTGGGGCTTGCCGAAGAACCAGGTCAACCATCGCATCTACGTGACCGACGCCAACGGCATCGTGTTACTCGACTCCACCGGCGAAGCGGTGGGCCAGGATTACTCCCAGTGGAACGATGTGTACCTGACCCTGCGCGGCGAATACGGCGCGCGTTCCACCCGCAGTGAACTGGATGATCCGGCCTCCTCGGTGATGCATGTGGGCGCGCCGATCCGTGACAACGGCCGGATTATCGGCGTGGTCACCGTGGCCAAGCCCAACAGTTCGTTGCAGCCCTATGTGGACCGCACCGAGAACCGCCTGCTGTGGTACGGCGCCGGCCTGATGGTGCTGGGGCTGTTGCTCGGTGCGCTGTTGTCGTGGTGGCTGAGTGTGGCGTTAAGGCGCCTGACGGCGTATGCCGAGGCGGTCAGCGAAGGGCGGCGCGCGGAGCTGCCGCATTACCGCGGCGGCGAGCTCAAGCAACTTTCCACCGCCGTGGAGCACATGCGCACCCAGCTGGAAGGCAAGGCTTACGTCGAGCATTACGTGCACACCCTAACCCACGAATTGAAGAGCCCGCTGGCGGCGATTCGCGGCGCGGCGGAGCTGTTGCAGGGGGACATGACCCGCGAGCAGCAACAGCGCTTCGTGGGCAATATCGACAGTGAAAGCGCGCGCTTGCAGCAGTTGATCGAACGCCTGCTGAACCTGGCGCAAGTGGAGCAACGACAGGGCCTGGAGGAACAGACGAGCATTGCGCTGGCGACGATGGTCGAGGATGTGCTCAAGGCGCAGTGCGCGCGCATTGAAGGCGCGGGTTTGCAGGTCGAGCAGGCGATTGCAGCGGATGTGAAGGTGTTCGGCGAACCGTTTTTGCTGCGCCAGGCGCTGGGCAATCTGCTGGATAACGCCCTGGATTTCACTCCACCCGGTGGCACGTTGAGGTTCAGCGCCCATACGCGCCACCATGAAGTGCAGATCACGCTGTTCAACGCGGCGGCGCCGATTCCCGACTATGCCCTGCCGCGCTTGAGCGAGCGGTTCTACTCGCTGCCGCGCCCCGCCAGCGGGCGTAAAAGCACGGGGTTGGGCCTCAACTTTGTCGAGGAAGTGATGAAGCTTCACGGTGGCACCCTGCAGATCGGCAATGTGCCGGGCGGCGTGCAAGTGGTGCTGCAACTCCACACAGTCTCCACATCCCCCACATAA
- the creB gene encoding two-component system response regulator CreB translates to MPHILIVEDEAAIADTLIFALQGEGFTTTWLSLGQEALAHQRQTPADLIILDIGLPDISGFETCKQLRRFTEVPVMFLSARDGEIDRVVGLEIGADDYVVKPFSPREVAARVKAILKRVGPGAAPAVFQVDLERMQISYRGQPLSLTRHEFRLLQSLLEQPERVFSREQLLDAVGVPADAGYERNIDTHIKSLRSKLRNVAADAEPIQTHRGLGYSYSPGNS, encoded by the coding sequence ATGCCGCATATCCTGATTGTCGAAGACGAAGCCGCGATTGCCGACACGCTGATCTTTGCGTTGCAAGGTGAAGGCTTCACCACCACCTGGCTGAGCCTGGGCCAGGAGGCGCTGGCGCATCAACGGCAGACGCCCGCCGACCTGATCATCCTCGACATCGGCTTGCCGGACATCAGCGGCTTTGAAACCTGCAAGCAACTCAGGCGCTTCACCGAAGTGCCGGTGATGTTCCTCAGTGCCCGCGATGGCGAAATCGACCGGGTGGTGGGGCTGGAAATCGGCGCCGACGATTATGTGGTCAAGCCGTTCAGCCCGCGCGAAGTGGCGGCGCGGGTCAAGGCGATCCTCAAACGAGTCGGCCCCGGCGCAGCGCCTGCCGTGTTTCAGGTGGACCTGGAGCGCATGCAGATCAGTTATCGCGGCCAGCCCCTGAGCCTGACGCGCCACGAATTCCGCCTGCTGCAAAGCCTGCTGGAACAGCCCGAACGGGTGTTCAGCCGCGAACAATTGCTCGACGCCGTGGGCGTGCCCGCCGATGCCGGTTACGAGCGCAACATCGACACCCATATCAAAAGCCTGCGCAGCAAGTTGCGCAATGTGGCCGCTGATGCCGAACCGATCCAGACCCACCGCGGCCTGGGCTACAGCTACAGCCCGGGCAACAGCTGA
- a CDS encoding ATP-dependent zinc protease produces the protein MKLLFASLALFALPAMAADPTLYGRYEYIQLPEIGQTFKAKMDTGALTASLSARDIETFKRDGDDWVRFRIGGKDASDKVFEHKVSRISKIKSRADEDDDKDEATVAKRPVIDLEMCLGDVKRTVEVNLTDRSSFNYPLLIGAKALREFGAAVNPARRYTADKPDC, from the coding sequence GTGAAACTGCTATTTGCCTCGCTCGCCCTGTTTGCCCTGCCGGCCATGGCCGCCGACCCGACCCTCTACGGTCGCTACGAATACATCCAGTTGCCCGAGATCGGCCAGACCTTCAAAGCCAAGATGGACACCGGCGCCCTGACCGCTTCGCTGTCGGCCCGTGACATCGAAACCTTCAAGCGTGATGGCGACGACTGGGTGCGCTTCCGCATTGGCGGCAAGGATGCGAGCGACAAGGTCTTCGAACACAAGGTCTCGCGCATCAGCAAAATCAAAAGCCGCGCCGATGAAGACGACGACAAGGACGAAGCCACCGTGGCCAAGCGCCCGGTCATCGACCTGGAAATGTGCCTGGGCGACGTCAAGCGCACGGTCGAGGTCAACCTCACCGACCGCAGCAGTTTCAACTACCCGCTGCTGATCGGCGCCAAGGCCCTGCGTGAATTCGGCGCGGCGGTCAACCCGGCCCGCCGTTACACGGCTGACAAACCGGACTGCTGA
- a CDS encoding acyltransferase: MRRLLTGCLVTLLLLLNTLVLFGPLMVFALLKLVAPGRFRDYMSWAVMWIAETWAEIDKLIFSLCIPTQWDIRGGDELRGDTSYLVISNHQSWVDIPALIQALNRRTPFFKFFLKKELIWVPFLGLAWWALDYPFMKRYTKAFLAKHPELAGQDLKITKEACELFKRQPVTVVNYLEGTRFSEAKRAQQASPFARLLKPKAGGVAFVLAAMGEQLDAILDVTVVYPQQKIPGFWDLISGAVPKVIIDIRTRELDPALWQGDYENDPAFRQTVQNWVNQLWMEKDARIEQLRAEKT, encoded by the coding sequence ATGCGCCGCCTGCTCACCGGCTGTTTGGTCACACTGCTGCTGTTACTCAACACCCTGGTGCTGTTCGGGCCATTGATGGTGTTTGCCCTGCTCAAGCTGGTCGCCCCCGGCCGCTTTCGCGACTACATGTCCTGGGCGGTGATGTGGATCGCCGAGACCTGGGCCGAGATCGACAAGCTGATTTTCTCGCTGTGCATTCCCACTCAATGGGACATTCGCGGCGGCGACGAACTGCGTGGCGACACGTCCTACCTGGTGATCAGCAACCACCAATCCTGGGTCGATATTCCGGCGCTGATTCAAGCCCTCAACCGGCGCACGCCGTTCTTCAAGTTCTTCCTGAAAAAAGAGCTGATCTGGGTGCCCTTCCTCGGTCTGGCCTGGTGGGCGCTGGATTACCCGTTCATGAAGCGCTACACCAAAGCCTTTCTGGCAAAGCACCCGGAACTGGCGGGGCAGGATCTGAAAATCACCAAAGAAGCCTGCGAGCTGTTCAAGCGCCAGCCGGTGACGGTGGTCAATTACCTGGAAGGCACGCGGTTCAGCGAAGCCAAGCGCGCGCAGCAGGCCTCACCCTTTGCGCGGCTGCTCAAGCCCAAGGCGGGCGGCGTGGCATTTGTGCTGGCAGCGATGGGCGAACAGCTGGATGCCATCCTCGACGTGACCGTGGTCTATCCGCAGCAAAAGATTCCGGGGTTCTGGGACTTGATCAGCGGCGCGGTGCCGAAGGTGATCATTGATATCCGCACCCGTGAGCTGGACCCGGCGTTGTGGCAGGGGGATTACGAGAATGATCCGGCGTTTCGCCAGACTGTCCAGAACTGGGTGAACCAGCTCTGGATGGAGAAGGACGCGCGCATCGAGCAGCTGCGCGCGGAAAAGACTTAG
- a CDS encoding DUF2780 domain-containing protein: MKISRGIALSCLLTVAASPVFAAGFSLGDVANAVSGAQGSNNKAAAAAPSSQTAGLLSALTSQLNVTPEQAVGGTGAMLGLAKNQLSSTDYSQLGKSVPGLDQLSGSNSLGSLGALSGLLGQTGGSKTSGLDSVLGNVKNTNDLNTAFSALGMDSGMVGQFAPVILQYLGGQGASQSVLGKLASAWGTGS, from the coding sequence ATGAAGATTTCTCGCGGTATTGCCCTGTCCTGCCTGTTGACCGTGGCCGCCAGCCCGGTGTTTGCCGCAGGTTTCAGCCTCGGTGACGTGGCCAACGCCGTTTCCGGCGCCCAAGGCAGCAACAACAAGGCGGCTGCCGCAGCGCCGAGCTCCCAGACCGCCGGCCTGCTGAGCGCCCTGACCTCGCAACTGAACGTCACCCCCGAGCAAGCCGTCGGCGGTACCGGCGCCATGCTGGGCCTGGCCAAGAACCAGTTGAGCAGCACGGATTATTCGCAACTGGGCAAGAGCGTGCCCGGGCTGGACCAACTGTCGGGGAGCAACTCCTTGGGCAGCCTCGGTGCCTTGAGCGGTTTGCTCGGCCAGACCGGCGGCAGCAAGACCAGCGGCTTGGACAGCGTGCTGGGTAACGTGAAAAACACCAACGACCTGAACACCGCCTTCAGCGCCTTGGGCATGGACAGCGGCATGGTCGGCCAGTTTGCGCCGGTGATTCTGCAATACCTGGGCGGCCAGGGCGCCAGCCAGTCGGTGCTGGGCAAACTCGCCTCGGCCTGGGGCACTGGCAGCTAA
- a CDS encoding sigma-70 family RNA polymerase sigma factor, translating into MNARAELPSAYRAPSRRPRTRAWRSPISMNDADPLRPLLAQCALGNRQAFETLYRSVSPRLHGVALRFMGRTDLAEEVLQEAFVRIWYNASRYEAHLAAPMTWMVNITRNLAIDQLRKHREQPLADGQQDAMLDDSPSAHEQLDSERDARALNRCLDTLDGMQRQSITVAYFQGLSCSELADHLAAPLGSVKSWIRRGMERLRRCLES; encoded by the coding sequence ATGAATGCAAGAGCTGAACTACCCTCTGCCTACCGTGCGCCGTCCCGTCGCCCTCGTACGAGAGCCTGGAGAAGCCCTATTTCGATGAACGATGCTGACCCGTTGCGGCCGTTGCTGGCCCAATGCGCCCTGGGCAACCGCCAGGCGTTCGAAACCCTGTACCGCAGCGTGTCGCCGCGCCTGCATGGCGTGGCGTTGCGTTTCATGGGCCGCACGGACCTGGCCGAAGAGGTGCTGCAGGAAGCCTTTGTGCGCATCTGGTACAACGCCTCGCGCTACGAAGCTCACCTGGCGGCGCCGATGACGTGGATGGTCAACATCACCCGCAACCTGGCCATCGACCAGCTGCGCAAACACCGTGAGCAACCCCTGGCAGACGGCCAGCAGGACGCAATGCTTGACGACAGCCCCAGCGCCCACGAGCAACTCGACAGCGAGCGCGACGCCCGCGCCCTCAACCGTTGCCTCGACACCCTCGACGGCATGCAACGCCAGTCGATCACCGTGGCTTACTTTCAGGGCCTGTCGTGCTCGGAACTGGCCGACCATCTGGCGGCGCCTCTGGGCTCGGTCAAATCCTGGATTCGTCGCGGCATGGAGCGCCTGCGCAGGTGCCTTGAATCATGA
- a CDS encoding anti-sigma factor has product MNYQTTALRRALAADYAIGLMPATARKRFEHLLLDDAALRIELGHWQDALASLTGTLPERPVPDHVWAGIKARIEPQVLHVPAKKPFWMNFRLLAAACAVVLALFVGVLYQRENTAQYNATLVNASQQPALRIQAFADYLQVEPLTLAALEPARVLELWAIPAGGKPISLGLVPDAGKGRIQLSKEQQALLTAPLTLAVSLEPQGGSPTGQPTGPVLYQGALATR; this is encoded by the coding sequence ATGAACTACCAAACCACTGCCCTGCGCCGTGCCCTCGCCGCCGACTACGCCATCGGGTTGATGCCCGCGACCGCGCGCAAACGTTTTGAACACCTGCTGCTGGACGACGCCGCGCTACGCATCGAACTTGGCCACTGGCAGGATGCCCTCGCCAGCCTGACCGGTACATTGCCCGAACGGCCGGTGCCCGATCACGTGTGGGCCGGCATCAAGGCGCGGATTGAGCCGCAGGTGCTGCATGTACCGGCGAAGAAGCCGTTCTGGATGAATTTCCGCTTGCTCGCGGCGGCGTGCGCCGTGGTGCTGGCGCTGTTTGTCGGCGTGCTCTACCAGCGCGAGAACACCGCGCAGTACAACGCCACCCTGGTCAACGCCAGCCAGCAACCGGCGCTGCGCATTCAGGCGTTTGCCGATTACCTGCAAGTCGAGCCGTTGACGCTGGCGGCGCTGGAACCTGCGCGAGTGCTGGAACTGTGGGCCATTCCGGCCGGCGGCAAGCCGATTTCCCTGGGTTTGGTGCCTGATGCCGGCAAAGGCCGGATTCAGCTGAGCAAGGAGCAACAGGCGTTGCTGACGGCACCACTGACCCTCGCCGTCAGCCTGGAGCCACAAGGCGGTTCGCCAACCGGCCAGCCGACCGGCCCTGTGCTGTACCAAGGCGCGCTGGCTACTCGCTGA
- the fdhA gene encoding formaldehyde dehydrogenase, glutathione-independent, with product MSGNRGVVYLGNGKVEVQKIDYPKMQDPRGRKIEHGVILRVVSTNICGSDQHMVRGRTTAQTGLVLGHEITGEVIEKGSDVENLKIGDLVSVPFNVACGRCRSCKEQHTGVCLTVNPARAGGAYGYVDMGDWTGGQAEYVLVPYADFNLLKLPDRDKAMEKIRDLTCLSDILPTGYHGAVTAGVGPGSTVYIAGAGPVGLAAAASARLLGAAVVIIGDVNPVRLAHAKAQGFEIADLSKDTPLHEQIAALLGEPEVDCAVDAVGFEARGHGHEGVKAEAPATVLNSLMGVVRVAGKIGIPGLYVTEDPGAVDAAAKMGSLSIRFGLGWAKSHSFHTGQTPVMKYNRQLMQAIMWDRINIAEIVGVQVISLDDAPRGYGEFDAGVPKKFVIDPHKLFSAA from the coding sequence ATGTCTGGTAATCGTGGTGTCGTGTATCTCGGCAACGGCAAGGTCGAAGTACAGAAAATCGACTATCCCAAAATGCAGGACCCCCGTGGCAGGAAGATTGAGCACGGCGTCATCCTGCGCGTGGTCTCCACCAACATCTGCGGCTCCGACCAACACATGGTACGCGGCCGTACCACCGCCCAGACCGGCCTGGTGCTCGGTCACGAGATCACCGGCGAAGTGATCGAGAAGGGCAGCGACGTCGAGAACCTGAAAATCGGCGACCTGGTGTCCGTACCGTTCAACGTGGCCTGCGGCCGTTGCCGCTCCTGCAAGGAACAACACACCGGCGTGTGCCTGACCGTCAACCCGGCCCGCGCCGGTGGCGCTTACGGCTACGTCGACATGGGCGACTGGACGGGCGGCCAGGCCGAGTACGTGCTGGTGCCCTACGCTGACTTCAACCTGCTGAAACTGCCGGACCGCGACAAGGCCATGGAGAAAATCCGCGACCTGACCTGCCTCTCCGACATCCTGCCGACCGGCTACCACGGCGCCGTGACGGCAGGCGTTGGCCCTGGCAGCACCGTGTACATCGCGGGTGCCGGTCCGGTCGGCCTGGCCGCTGCCGCTTCGGCCCGCCTGCTGGGTGCGGCGGTGGTGATCATCGGCGACGTCAACCCGGTGCGCCTGGCCCACGCCAAGGCCCAGGGCTTTGAAATTGCCGACCTGTCCAAGGACACTCCGCTGCACGAACAAATCGCCGCCCTGCTGGGCGAGCCGGAAGTGGACTGCGCCGTCGACGCTGTGGGCTTCGAAGCCCGCGGCCACGGCCATGAAGGCGTGAAAGCCGAAGCCCCGGCCACTGTGCTCAACTCGCTGATGGGCGTGGTGCGCGTGGCCGGCAAGATCGGTATTCCGGGCCTGTACGTGACCGAAGACCCGGGTGCCGTGGACGCCGCCGCAAAAATGGGCAGCCTGAGCATTCGCTTCGGCCTGGGCTGGGCCAAGTCCCACAGTTTCCACACCGGCCAAACCCCGGTGATGAAGTACAACCGCCAACTGATGCAGGCGATCATGTGGGACCGCATCAACATTGCTGAAATCGTGGGCGTGCAAGTGATCAGCCTGGATGATGCACCGCGCGGTTACGGCGAGTTCGATGCGGGCGTGCCGAAGAAGTTTGTGATCGATCCGCATAAGTTGTTCAGTGCGGCGTAA
- the purU gene encoding formyltetrahydrofolate deformylase, which translates to MSRAPDTWILTADCPSVLGTVDAVTRYLFEQGCYVTEHHSFDDRLSGRFFIRVEFRQPDGFDEQAFRDGLATRGEAFGMIFELTAPNYRPKVVIMVSKADHCLNDLLYRQRIGQLSMDVVAVVSNHPDLKPLADWHQIPYYHFPLDPNDKPSQERQVWQVVEDTGAELVILARYMQVLSPELCRKLDGKAINIHHSLLPGFKGAKPYHQAYNKGVKLVGATAHYINNDLDEGPIIAQGVEVVDHSHYPEDLIAKGRDIEGLTLARAVGYHIERRVFLNANRTVVL; encoded by the coding sequence ATGAGCCGCGCACCTGATACATGGATTTTGACCGCCGACTGCCCCAGCGTGCTCGGCACGGTGGACGCGGTGACCCGCTACCTGTTTGAGCAGGGTTGCTATGTGACCGAGCACCACTCGTTCGATGACCGCCTTTCGGGTCGGTTCTTCATTCGCGTGGAATTCCGCCAGCCCGACGGGTTTGACGAGCAGGCCTTCCGCGATGGCCTGGCCACCCGTGGCGAAGCCTTCGGCATGATCTTCGAGCTGACGGCGCCGAACTATCGGCCAAAAGTGGTGATCATGGTCTCCAAGGCCGATCACTGCCTGAACGACTTGCTGTATCGCCAGCGCATCGGCCAACTGTCGATGGACGTGGTCGCAGTGGTCTCTAATCACCCCGATTTGAAGCCATTGGCCGACTGGCACCAGATTCCCTACTACCATTTCCCCCTCGACCCCAACGACAAACCGTCCCAGGAGCGTCAGGTGTGGCAAGTGGTGGAAGACACCGGCGCCGAGCTGGTGATCCTTGCGCGCTACATGCAAGTGCTGTCGCCGGAGCTGTGCCGCAAGCTCGATGGCAAGGCCATCAATATTCACCACTCGTTGCTGCCGGGCTTCAAGGGCGCCAAGCCGTATCACCAGGCGTACAACAAGGGCGTGAAGCTGGTGGGCGCCACGGCGCATTACATCAACAACGACCTGGACGAAGGCCCGATCATTGCCCAGGGCGTGGAGGTGGTGGACCACAGCCACTATCCCGAGGATTTGATTGCCAAGGGGCGCGATATTGAAGGACTGACGTTGGCCCGGGCCGTTGGGTATCACATTGAGCGGCGGGTGTTTTTGAACGCCAATCGCACGGTCGTTCTTTAG
- a CDS encoding sarcosine oxidase subunit gamma: MTAANVYQQRPTSGAKAESSLHHADLASLVGKGRKNAGVTVREKKLLGHLTIRGDGHDAAFAAGVHKALGIELPGALQVVVKGETSLQWLGPDEWLLIVPSGEEFAAEQNLRAALGELHIQVVNVSGGQQILELSGPNVRDVLMKSTSYDVHPNNFPVGKAVGTVFAKSQLVIRHTAEDTWELLIRRSFSDYWWLWLQDASAEFGLSVAA, encoded by the coding sequence ATGACAGCAGCCAATGTTTACCAACAACGCCCTACCTCCGGCGCCAAGGCCGAGTCGTCGCTGCACCATGCCGACCTCGCCAGCCTGGTCGGCAAGGGCCGCAAAAACGCCGGCGTGACCGTACGCGAAAAGAAACTCCTCGGCCACCTGACGATTCGTGGCGACGGCCACGACGCCGCCTTCGCGGCCGGTGTGCACAAGGCCCTGGGTATCGAACTGCCCGGCGCCCTGCAAGTCGTCGTCAAGGGCGAAACCAGCCTGCAATGGCTCGGCCCGGATGAGTGGTTGCTGATCGTGCCAAGCGGTGAAGAATTCGCCGCCGAGCAAAACCTGCGTGCGGCCCTGGGTGAGTTGCATATCCAGGTCGTCAATGTCAGCGGCGGCCAGCAGATCCTCGAACTCAGCGGCCCGAACGTGCGCGATGTGCTGATGAAGTCCACCAGCTACGACGTGCACCCCAACAACTTCCCGGTGGGCAAGGCGGTGGGTACGGTGTTTGCCAAATCGCAATTGGTGATTCGCCACACGGCCGAAGACACCTGGGAACTGCTGATTCGTCGCAGCTTCTCGGATTACTGGTGGTTGTGGCTGCAGGATGCGTCTGCCGAATTCGGCCTGAGCGTAGCAGCCTGA